The genome window TgtaaaatggaatttttcagagctgAAGCACAATGCGAAGAAACATTGCGTCAACAATCTCATCAGCACAACTGTCTCGATTCGGAAGTGAGCAATATTCTATTCGATCTGGAACGCGAAATCGCGGAAAATTTCTATCTTCGTCATACCTAATAAATACGATCCCTCTTGTGTAATAATTTGTTCATGTGTTTATCAATTTACCTGTGCACCACCACTCGGCTGGTGAACCATGATTCTGGAGTTCGGGAGAGCACTTCGCATTCCTTTTTCACCGGCACAAAGCAGCAGTGATCCCATTGATGATGCTTGTCCGATCACCCATGTGGACACTGGTGCACTTATCATTTGTATTGTGTCATAAATAGCAAGTCCTGCTGTTACACTGCCGCCTGaataaaattaatcaaaattaaagtaactgggcaaaaaataaaaaagaatgggCCGAGCCGGGGATTGAACCCGGGACCTCTCGCACCCAAAGCGAGAATCATACCACTAGACCATTCGGCCACGATTTCATTTCGATCCACAATGCGTCCAGGTGTATTGCAACTTCCTTATTTGTCGACAAAGCTTCACACTTCTCTGCGGAGAAGCTTTCCGCTTTTCGGATGCTGCGAAACTGTTCTCCGCGCGgcgaattttcttttgaaatgtcGGCTTTCATCAAGTTTTCGTGGCCGAATGGTCTAGTGGTATGATTCTCGCTTTGGGTGCGAGAGGTCCCGGGTTCAATCCCCGGTTCGGCccattcttttgttttttaatatatcTCTATAGAGACAAGCAATTTTACCTGGACTGTTAATATACATGTGAATTGGTTTTTTGCCACTTTCGCTTTGAAGAAACAAGAGTTGTGCGATAAGTGCAGAAGCAATGAAATCATCTACCTGAAAACCTAAGTTAATGCCGAAATAGGATAATAGAAAGTACCGGTGTCATAAGACAAACGATTCGATCGCGAAGAAGTCTCGAGTAAATATCATATGTACGTTCTCCTTTTCCTTCATTATCGATTACAAATGGAATTCCAACGCGTGATTGAACAGAAGCAGACATGCTTCTAGATGCTGAAAGCGATGACGTCACCAGCCGACGGAGCATGATTCTCCGAGTATTCTGAATGTAAATGGTCAGAAGAATAAAGTAATCACGATTTCAGATTGTAttcacaaatcaaaaaaacgtGGAACGCTCATGGAGATAACGGCCGttggagacgcagagttcaCGATATTAATcgatttatttaaatattctgGGAAACTACGCGGAAACGAAAATTTTGTGCTAGAAAACGGTTCATTAGTGAAATCTTTGATCATctatttagaaatttcagttcGCAATTTAAATCATGTACATTCGAAAACGGTAAAAATGTAAGGgagtttgtaaaaaaaatctgatcaCAGAGCAGAACAGGGGGCAATAGATTTGGGAATGTCGAAGAGAAGCGTGATGTgaagttttataatttatcgGAAATCCTCTGGGTTGAACAATCCACGGGCTCTGTTGAGGATGGAGTCCTGGAAAACAGTTACTACACTTTATCTGGAGGGAAATTTAGCTCACCTTCGATGGATCGTATGGAGCTTCCTTCGATGGGATTTCAAGAACAGCTGGGATAGATTGTGTGTGATTGTCGACcttcaataaaatgttttaaaaaatttcagaaatttactAATAACTTACGGCGTAACGAATCATTTCGGCGATGTGCTGATTGATAAGAATGATAGCAATATCATCACGAGCACAGAATCCATTGAAAGCTTCTTCGATTTCTTGGACAGTGGTCTGCTTATCGACGATCAAATAGTTTGGCTTGCGagcctgaaattttatcgGTTTATAGATTATTTTCCAgctaataaataaaaattaccttGTTAAGCTCTCCAACACCTCCGAGAAGAAATCCAACAACGGTATCTTCGTCTCCGATGACAGCCAAAATCTTACCCTTCGCAGCAGATGCCATCTGGAAAAGTTATTCataaaaaacttgaagttaatcgaaaaaccattaaaaacaAACAGAAAGTACCATACGATGGTGAAAACAAAccagaaacattttaaaaatatttaaaatgacaaaaacacgaacattttttgaaaatcgatgcGACAAGGTTGAAAACCAACGGCGCAACGAGAGACGAAAAATCAACCAAGGGGGCGGGACTCCGGTTGCAAGTTGTGCGCGCGCTTTTTGCAAGGTCGCTGCACGGGGATTATGTTTTCATGtattgtttaatttaatttaatttaattttaatacttCTCCTTTCAAGCGTTTAGTTTATTTTACatgagctgaaaataaaaatttataataaataagaaatttcagattccatgaaaataaatttgagggttttttttcaatttagatTGTCTTCTTTATACTTCCACTCTCATCATTTCTCTTCGTAGAACACGTCGAATCTCCTCATCGTCGTTAtcactcaaattttccacataCGGGCTCACCGATCGAAAAGAATAATTGGTTAGCTCAGAATCTGTAAAGCTTGCAATCTTCCTCGGCTTGTGATTTACTTTTGTAATGGGCGGAGTTGACTGGTTGCTCAAACTCATTTTTCCCAAAAGCCAATAAGTTTCCATAACCCCTTTTCCTTTAATTATCACTTCTCCTCGGGAATTCGTTTCAAATTGATAAGGATAATTGTTTACAAGTAGACTGTGTGCAGCTTCTGACATATGAATCATTGATGGTTTTCCATTACTTTCCATTCTCGACGCAGTATTTACAGTATCCCCAAATAGGCAATAACGTGGCATGGATAGACCTACGACTCCAGCTACACAAGGACCTGAAAACCATAAAAAGATTATGgcattaaaattataaatgacAGTGTACCACTATTGATGCCAACTCTTAATTCTACTCGTTCCCGTGGCAAGTGAGGGATTctaaaatttcgacaaaactCCATGAAACATAATGACATTCCCACTATTTGCCTGGAAAAACATAGGTAtacagtttcagatttttcaaaatgaatggGCCGAACCGGGGATTGAACCAGGGACCTCTCGCACCCAAAGCGAGAATCATACCACTAGACCATTCGGCCACGAAAACTTGGTGAAAGCCgacatttcaaaagaaaattcgcCGCGCGGAGAACAGTTTCGCAGCATCCGAAAAGCGGAAAGCTTCTCCGCAGAGAAGTGTGAAGCTTTGTCGACAAATAAGGAAGTTGCAATACACCTGAACGCATTGTGGATCGAGGTGAAATCGTGGCCGAATGGTCTAGTGGTATGATTCTCGCTTTGGGTGCGAGAGGTCCCGGGTTCAATCCCCGGTTCGGcccattcttttttattttttttgccgaaaattaccTTATATGTTCCATTCCATTCCGATTTGGTAAACCGGATACACAAAGAAATCCATCTCCAATGGATTCAACCTAAACACAAAAACAGAGATCATTGTAGAGAAAACTCATGACTACATTCAACATACTTTGTAAACATCATGTTTCTCGATTATAGAATCAAAGTTACTGAAAACATCGTTAAGTAGATTGACAACTTGAAATGGGGAACACTTGGAAGCAAGATCGGTGAACTTTACAAGATCCGAGAAGAATACTGTTACTAGATCAAAACTTTCAGGTTCTACAGCCTGCCCTGCTTTCAGGCGCTCTGCAActtgtctgaaattaaaagaaaattaattttattagaaaaaccATTTCCCCTCACTTTGGCAACATCCTCCCTAAAAGAATATCAgactttttcttttccaaagtCAATTCTTTCGTTCGTTCTCCAACTTCAACTTCTAAACTAGAAGTATATTCCTCTAACATTGAAAATACGTGATCCATCAGATTATCTTCTGTATTTGGGGTCATATCAAATAACACTTTACAGACATTTTCAGCTGATGGTCTTTCTTCTGGATTCTCACACCAACAATCTTTTACCAGGGCTAATAAAGTTTGATTGACTTCGATATCAATATGAAGATCCGGACGAAGAACGAACTGGCCTCCTTTTTTGACAGCATATttaatttctgcaaatttacatatatcagaaaattgaacCATTCTACTTTTCAAAACCTTCATAACCCTCCTTCCTTCTAGACAAATCCCATGCTTCCCTTTTGGTTAAAATCTCCGACGCAACAATTGCAAATGAATAAATATCAGCAGAAGAATCCATTTGTTCTATGCTTAAACTTCCTCTTATCACTTCTGGAGCAGCCCAGAgcatatttttcttaaaaggTTTTTCCTCCTCATCTTGCAGAAATTGTAGGCCAAAATCTGCTAGCTTTACTTGCCAACTGTCATTTACAAGACACGTGGCTGAGCGCAGGTTTCCATGATGACGGAGAAAACTTTTATGAATATAGTGGAGTCcctgaacattaaaaaaaaattccaaactgATAATCAAACTAAATGAACCTCTGCAATATCTCTGATCAtgcaaaacatgaaaaaataatccatAGAAAAGCTTCCCTTCGAAATAATATCTTGAAGTGAACCTCTCGAGCACATTTTCCAAACACTCACGAATCGAGAGCCATCAATTGATAATCCGATAAATTTATTCAAGTTTTCGTGATCTAGTTTCCTTAATTTCACAAACTTCATCATTTCAGCCTGAGAGAGTTCTTGTACTTGATGAGCAGTTGTCAACACCAAATCGTTCTCCAAATATTGAATTGTGTAGGTTTCTTTGAATTCACTAGTCATAGTATCTCCACTTTTTGATGTAAAATTCTCTGTTTCTGAAGCCGATTCAGTTTCCGATTCTTGAGAGCTTTTGGATGCTCTTCGATGCATTGGAAGTCGAAGCTTTATAGCGTGGATTTGCCATTCCGAATGAAGACGGCTTTGTTCAACACGTCGATTTCGTATTTTCGATGACATGCATATGATAATTGCCAATAAAATTAGAATGGTAACTGCAATCGCGACAATAACCAGGGCTCTATATTGCTCGAAAATTGGCAATGGGCAGGATTTTCCAAGAAATCCACAAACTGGTGTGTCTGGTGGACGGGTCCCACCCCAAAAGTGCCAAACTTCTGTATTCCCGTCTGCATAGTTGAAGACAACGTTCTGAAATATTGTAATAGGAGAATTCCAGAAGTACAGGTACTAAATGTATATCTTACCACAGTATCATTTATCAAACTGATATCAATCAGTGATATTTGATCGTATTCACTATTCAGCCCATATACTTGGTACAATGGTTTTCTTGCCAAATCTTCGTTTAATTTAACTTCGCCGGTCATTCCTgaagtttatattttaagtttaaagAGATTCTCTATACCATAGTTTACCTTCAAAAGCAGTGGTAAACTTAGGAATTAGCAGTGACAAATTTCCGTAGACATTCGGATCAGTTGAATTCAAACTTGACACTGCCATTCCATACATGTAAAATACATCAAACAAATGTCTGGCATAGGCTCCCATGCCCTACaaacaaaacatattttcaaatttctatatCAATTCACTAACCGTAGCATTAGTTATTAAACATTCTGGGACTTTACAACTCAATGGGGGCTCTCGAATAGCATATACTATATTTTTAGTCATATATTGCAGAAATGTTTTGTCTCGAACTTCACTGCTTGTATctatctaaaaaatatatttagagAGACCTACTGAACAGTAAATCACCACAATCATTTTGGCAGCTACACTCTTTGCCAAATCTTCCATACCATCAGGATTCACAGTGAATGATTCCCATATTGGAGGTAGGCCAGagagggttactgtagaatataggaatatttgataaaaataatcaCAAGTAGACCTTACATGGCTTTTTCCCAACAGAAGTTTGAACTCCAAAACCGACGCTTCTCATTGAAAGCATAACATGTACATACTCACTAGAATTCATTCCGAGTAAACCAGCTTGAATCAGATAAAATCGCTTTTCACCTCCAGCATGGGCGCAGAAAAGGATTACTGGAAATGGTTAaggtaaaaaacaaaatattcaaagcaAATGAGTTTAAAGAATTCAATTGCGGAagctgctcaaaaaattggctctCTCTTTCTCTGACAAGTTCCGATAATATgcaaatttattagaaatatGC of Caenorhabditis elegans chromosome II contains these proteins:
- the clpp-1 gene encoding ATP-dependent Clp protease proteolytic subunit 1, mitochondrial (Confirmed by transcript evidence); this translates as MLRRLVTSSLSASRSMSASVQSRVGIPFVIDNEGKGERTYDIYSRLLRDRIVCLMTPVDDFIASALIAQLLFLQSESGKKPIHMYINSPGGSVTAGLAIYDTIQMISAPVSTWVIGQASSMGSLLLCAGEKGMRSALPNSRIMVHQPSGGAQGTCSDIVIRAEEITRLKRRLNEIYVHHTGMSYDEIEKTLDRDRFMSAHEALKFGLVDQIETHNGSMPSD
- the clpp-1 gene encoding ATP-dependent Clp protease proteolytic subunit 1, mitochondrial (Confirmed by transcript evidence), coding for MSASVQSRVGIPFVIDNEGKGERTYDIYSRLLRDRIVCLMTPVDDFIASALIAQLLFLQSESGKKPIHMYINSPGGSVTAGLAIYDTIQMISAPVSTWVIGQASSMGSLLLCAGEKGMRSALPNSRIMVHQPSGGAQGTCSDIVIRAEEITRLKRRLNEIYVHHTGMSYDEIEKTLDRDRFMSAHEALKFGLVDQIETHNGSMPSD
- the vha-9 gene encoding putative V-type proton ATPase subunit F (Confirmed by transcript evidence); protein product: MASAAKGKILAVIGDEDTVVGFLLGGVGELNKARKPNYLIVDKQTTVQEIEEAFNGFCARDDIAIILINQHIAEMIRYAVDNHTQSIPAVLEIPSKEAPYDPSKDSILNRARGLFNPEDFR
- the gcy-4 gene encoding Receptor-type guanylate cyclase gcy-4 (Partially confirmed by transcript evidence), which gives rise to MRQLNYYIFISTILTYNLTHGQGPRPVIRVGITAALKTENGSIGWAYTGGAVPLALQYLKSHGYMLNFDFEFHVEYTECDLANTVRAGLNFMKTNNYDVIIGPPCAPALKMMGTLSTIYKKPVLGWGFVSESEISDMNRFPFVASVLPSTKTLGVVTSKLLEIYGWDRVALLYFKNELDYCSSVVNDVEKSLYNESKSVQIVMKAEIDGSNSESTSATLQVVKTRARVILFCAHAGGEKRFYLIQAGLLGMNSSEYVHVMLSMRSVGFGVQTSVGKKPLTLSGLPPIWESFTVNPDGMEDLAKSVAAKMIVIDTSSEVRDKTFLQYMTKNIVYAIREPPLSCKVPECLITNATGMGAYARHLFDVFYMYGMAVSSLNSTDPNVYGNLSLLIPKFTTAFEGMTGEVKLNEDLARKPLYQVYGLNSEYDQISLIDISLINDTVNVVFNYADGNTEVWHFWGGTRPPDTPVCGFLGKSCPLPIFEQYRALVIVAIAVTILILLAIIICMSSKIRNRRVEQSRLHSEWQIHAIKLRLPMHRRASKSSQESETESASETENFTSKSGDTMTSEFKETYTIQYLENDLVLTTAHQVQELSQAEMMKFVKLRKLDHENLNKFIGLSIDGSRFVSVWKMCSRGSLQDIISKGSFSMDYFFMFCMIRDIAEGLHYIHKSFLRHHGNLRSATCLVNDSWQVKLADFGLQFLQDEEEKPFKKNMLWAAPEVIRGSLSIEQMDSSADIYSFAIVASEILTKREAWDLSRRKEGYEEIKYAVKKGGQFVLRPDLHIDIEVNQTLLALVKDCWCENPEERPSAENVCKVLFDMTPNTEDNLMDHVFSMLEEYTSSLEVEVGERTKELTLEKKKSDILLGRMLPKQVAERLKAGQAVEPESFDLVTVFFSDLVKFTDLASKCSPFQVVNLLNDVFSNFDSIIEKHDVYKVESIGDGFLCVSGLPNRNGMEHIRQIVGMSLCFMEFCRNFRIPHLPRERVELRVGINSGPCVAGVVGLSMPRYCLFGDTVNTASRMESNGKPSMIHMSEAAHSLLVNNYPYQFETNSRGEVIIKGKGVMETYWLLGKMSLSNQSTPPITKVNHKPRKIASFTDSELTNYSFRSVSPYVENLSDNDDEEIRRVLRREMMRVEV